AAGTTTGCTAAGTTCTCAGCGGATTTTCTCCAAATCACACAATTGATAAAGTCTGTTTCTTTTTCCCCGCTTGCATTTTTAAATGGTCGTTCTGCAGCAATTGTAAAACTAGCTACGGCAGTACCATTTGAGGTGTATTTTAAATCCAATTCTCTTGTTAATCGTCCAACTAGGACCACATTATTTATCATGCACGTATTCCTCCTGTTACTTTCACTGTTTTAAAATTAAGATTTGCTTCGATAATCTTTCTTACGTTTTCTTCATTCACATCTTTAAAGTGATAAATATAAATGATGTTTTCAATAAGTTTAGAACTGAATGGATATTCTTTTGACAACTTCTCAGCAAGTTCTTTTATTTCTTCTTTGCTCACTTCTCTTCCTCCTCATTCAATCTTTCTAATAACACGATCATTCTTTTTTGACTCAAATACTTTTCTTCATACTCGCCTATTCTCGTGATCGTGTCATTTGCGTACCACTTGCTTTGTCTAAACAGACAAGCTGTATGATTTATAGTCAACTGGATGCTTCTTGTGTTTCGGTCTTCATATTTTTCAAAGGGGATTTTATATTCAAGTAGGTATTTTTCTAGTATGTTCATTCTTCTTCCTCCTCTAACGGAAAGCGAACTGGTTTCAATACCATATCCGCCCACTCGTCTGTAACTTGTTCTAAATTTTCTTCATTCATTCTGTTACCTCCATCGTCTTCCCGCCAATCAAGTTGGAAACCTTATCAGCATTTTCTTTTTCGGTAGTAAAAAACATCGATTCATTTTTATTCGCATAGTAAATTTTCAATCTTCCATCCCTATTCATTCTGAAACTTTTTAAGAAATTGTCTCCTACTTTTACGATATATAATTTCATTCCGTTACCTCCTCCGCAAATGCCCAATAGCGTTCGTCGATTGCTTTGATTTCTTGTTCGGTTAATTCAGCTACTTCAAAATCTGGGTCGATTACTTCGTCGATATAATAACCACCACCATTTGTCATGAGCGTCATTTTTTCGTTATAGCCAGATGTATGAGGGAAGATTACCCGATACAACTTTTCTTTCTCCACTTCGTAACCGTATTTAAGTGCCTGATATAGTTTTTCTTCGTTACCACTAAAAACCCAGTCACTAACATTAGTATTCGCTAAAGTTGTGTAATGCAGCTTGTGCCCTAAAATCAGAAAGAATCTTTCTGGAATCTCCGTGTGCCAGTCGATTATATTTGCTCTTTCTTCCTCAATCCAATCTGCCACAAACTGCGGAATAACTGGTTTCTTTGGTTGCGGTAACAATAAGTTTTTCAAGTCCGAAATTTCCACTGCATTCTCCATCGTATAAGACTTTGAGTGTTCATTTATCCATTCTTCGCTTAGTTTTTCCGGTTCGTCCATTTGGTCGATAAGGTCCATGATTACTCTACATGTGTGTTTCCTTTCCTGAATTAAAGGGTCGTAACATCTGTATTCTTGGTCTATCATTGTTTGCACCTTTTCTTTCAACCACGCTTTATCTTTTCTCATTTCAATCTTCCCTTCCATTTAATAGCTTCTGCAATCTCAGTTAGTGCGATAAATATGAGTCCTAGCAGGATGTTGGTTATAATCATGAGTGATCCTCCAGTAAGCTTTTGTTTTCGTAAATATTTCCGATGACTTCGATTTGGTCACGCCAAGATTCTAATCCCGCATAACTGGTACTATTGTTTTGTTTTCCCATAAGACCGCTATCAACCCAAACCACGGTGTAAGTTATTCTAGGGTCCCCGTGGTGGTAAATGTCGCCCTCGTAAATCCCCACACCGCTTTTGTCTTTAATTCCGGTATATTGCATTAAATCGAACCGTCTATCATTAAACCAACTCTCGAAGCAATCCATCCAGTCGTAAGCGTCCACATCAATATCTTTGTTAACTTTAGAATATTCCAAACCGTCGTAAGTAGCTTGCACATCATAAACCATTTGTTTCAATTCTTTATCCCACGCTCTAAACTTATGCCGAGAATTTTCCATTTTTACACCTAGACCTTTCTAATGCATGCGTTTTATTGTGTTCTGATGCCGACATAACCTCTAAATTTGTCGGTCTGTTATCATGTTTGTTTCCATTTATGTGATGGACAACTTCTGTTTCTTTTAACAATCTTCCCAGTGATTTTTCAGATACAATTCTATGTTCTGCAACATACCCTGACTTAGTTGCGTTCGGATGATTGGGTAGGTACAAATATAAATATCCACTTATTTCTACCTTGTCCTTATATGCCCCTCTTCTCACATCTGTTCGGGAGCATTTATGACCACACGCCTTAGCCCTAATTCCATCCTTTCTTATTTTTTCAACTCGCCTTCCACACACATCGCATTCAAATATAGAGTACTGATAACTTCTCGATATTCCTTTCTTTTGAAAAGTTCCTAGAAACTTCAATTCCCTCATGACTCATTCTCCTTCTGTTCGATTATTATTCATCATCTTTAAATTTAACTGCGGTTACTCCCTTTTCTGGTCTCTTCAAAGCAGCAAGTCGTTTCATTCCGGAGGGAGTGGTT
The Jeotgalibaca sp. MA1X17-3 genome window above contains:
- a CDS encoding HNH endonuclease signature motif containing protein, which encodes MRELKFLGTFQKKGISRSYQYSIFECDVCGRRVEKIRKDGIRAKACGHKCSRTDVRRGAYKDKVEISGYLYLYLPNHPNATKSGYVAEHRIVSEKSLGRLLKETEVVHHINGNKHDNRPTNLEVMSASEHNKTHALERSRCKNGKFSA
- a CDS encoding DUF1642 domain-containing protein produces the protein MDLIDQMDEPEKLSEEWINEHSKSYTMENAVEISDLKNLLLPQPKKPVIPQFVADWIEEERANIIDWHTEIPERFFLILGHKLHYTTLANTNVSDWVFSGNEEKLYQALKYGYEVEKEKLYRVIFPHTSGYNEKMTLMTNGGGYYIDEVIDPDFEVAELTEQEIKAIDERYWAFAEEVTE
- a CDS encoding YopX family protein, whose protein sequence is MENSRHKFRAWDKELKQMVYDVQATYDGLEYSKVNKDIDVDAYDWMDCFESWFNDRRFDLMQYTGIKDKSGVGIYEGDIYHHGDPRITYTVVWVDSGLMGKQNNSTSYAGLESWRDQIEVIGNIYENKSLLEDHS